The following proteins are co-located in the Pseudomonas cavernae genome:
- a CDS encoding NorM family multidrug efflux MATE transporter encodes MSDSLRSELAALLRLAGPLVAAQLAHVLMVFTDTVMMGLLGPAQLAAGALGAAGYNFVSIFCVGVIAAVGNLVAIRHGAQDAAGVRAMTQAGLWVAFSLALLAGLLLWHLAPLLRLAGQDEANIAGAMQFLSTLMFALPGYLLFMTLRGFTGALGCPGPVLAISLGGALLNFLLNYTLIHGLFGLPRIGLAGIGLVTAVVMNLMALGLALYIRWQPFYRPWPLLAGLARPNLAALGENLRLGLPIGGTYVVESGLFFVAALCMGALGSTELAAHQIAIQAVYVAFMVPVGISYAASFRIGQHFGAGRFHAARQTGRLAIGLGGLCMLGFALLFWLAPQAVIGLFLDAGAAEHQAVIALAVQLLAIAAWFELFDGLQTIAMGAIRGLKDAKTTLLVGLVCYWAIGAPLAWALALPLGWGAAGVWWGLAVGLACAALGLSLGFEWKTAKLLRAEQPPGQACLS; translated from the coding sequence ATGTCTGACAGTCTCCGCAGCGAACTCGCCGCCCTGCTGCGCCTGGCCGGGCCGCTGGTGGCGGCGCAGTTGGCCCATGTGCTGATGGTGTTCACCGACACGGTGATGATGGGCCTGCTCGGCCCGGCGCAGCTGGCTGCCGGCGCGCTCGGCGCGGCTGGCTACAACTTCGTGTCGATCTTCTGCGTCGGAGTGATCGCCGCGGTCGGCAATCTGGTGGCGATCCGCCATGGCGCGCAGGACGCCGCCGGGGTGCGCGCCATGACCCAGGCCGGGCTATGGGTGGCCTTCAGTCTGGCGCTGCTCGCCGGCCTGCTGCTCTGGCATCTGGCGCCGCTGCTGCGGTTGGCCGGCCAGGATGAGGCCAACATCGCCGGCGCCATGCAGTTCCTCTCCACCCTGATGTTCGCCCTGCCCGGCTATCTGTTGTTCATGACCCTGCGCGGCTTCACCGGCGCGCTCGGCTGCCCCGGCCCGGTGCTGGCGATCAGCCTGGGCGGCGCGCTGCTGAATTTCCTCCTCAACTACACGCTGATCCACGGCCTGTTCGGCCTGCCGCGCATCGGCCTGGCCGGCATCGGCCTGGTCACCGCGGTGGTGATGAACCTGATGGCCCTGGGGCTGGCCCTGTACATCCGCTGGCAGCCGTTCTACCGGCCCTGGCCGCTGCTGGCCGGGCTGGCGCGGCCGAACCTGGCGGCGCTGGGCGAGAATCTGCGCCTGGGCCTGCCGATCGGCGGCACCTATGTGGTCGAGTCCGGGCTGTTCTTCGTCGCCGCGCTGTGCATGGGCGCGCTCGGCAGCACCGAGCTGGCCGCGCACCAGATCGCCATCCAGGCCGTTTATGTGGCCTTCATGGTGCCGGTGGGGATTTCCTACGCGGCGAGCTTCCGCATCGGTCAGCATTTCGGCGCCGGGCGCTTCCACGCGGCGCGGCAGACCGGGCGCCTGGCGATCGGTCTCGGCGGCCTGTGCATGCTCGGTTTCGCCCTGCTGTTCTGGCTGGCGCCGCAGGCGGTGATCGGCCTGTTCCTCGACGCCGGCGCCGCCGAGCACCAGGCGGTGATCGCGCTGGCCGTACAGCTGCTGGCGATCGCCGCCTGGTTCGAGCTGTTCGACGGCCTGCAGACCATCGCCATGGGCGCGATTCGTGGGCTCAAGGATGCCAAGACCACCTTGCTGGTCGGCCTGGTCTGCTACTGGGCGATCGGCGCGCCGCTGGCCTGGGCGCTGGCCCTGCCGCTCGGCTGGGGCGCCGCTGGGGTGTGGTGGGGCCTGGCCGTGGGCCTGGCCTGCGCGGCGCTCGGGTTGAGCCTCGGTTTCGAGTGGAAGACCGCCAAGCTGTTGCGCGCGGAGCAGCCCCCGGGCCAGGCGTGCCTGAGCTAG
- a CDS encoding putative bifunctional diguanylate cyclase/phosphodiesterase, with protein MSAFVEPVRIVLLAERPEWAESLREHLAALGSLVPLITAPSWDAASNLFDAANPALLLTTPARQPAPGRCPWPTVLLLDEEPAEAPLGVSDWLVRGSLGADVLRRCLRYVCEHSNLKLTLLRLAEQDPLTGIANRQGFQTLLAARLAECGGRGLALGHLDLDNFRHANDALGHQAGDRLILQVVARLKVLLAAGDQLARLGGDEFALLLDTRHDPQRAAQLAERLTEALSEPYWIDGESLLLGCSLGLAHACEAGADPLMWHAHIAMQQAKSTQGCTFHVFDARINRNARSLADLEGELRRALRRDELELHYQPRLCLHSGRILGLEALVRWRHRERGLLAPNEFVPLAEQSGLIVPLGYWVMARALRDMQWLRGRGLPALHMAVNLSFRQFLDSQLLATLGRLIEERGVDAQWLEFELTETAVMRRSESVRQTMDSLAALGVRFSLDDFGTGYSSFQHLNSLPISLLKIDRSFVGGMRERAENRQLVRAMINLAHNLNLEVVAEGVESAEQLALLRQFGCDQVQGYLISQPLPLAELARFLVFGKREERVAELPG; from the coding sequence TTGTCCGCGTTCGTCGAACCTGTGCGGATAGTCCTGCTGGCCGAACGGCCGGAATGGGCCGAATCATTGCGCGAGCATCTGGCCGCGCTGGGCAGCCTTGTCCCGCTGATCACCGCACCGTCCTGGGACGCCGCTAGTAATCTCTTCGACGCCGCCAATCCGGCCCTGCTGCTGACCACCCCAGCGCGTCAGCCGGCGCCCGGCCGTTGCCCGTGGCCCACCGTGTTGTTGCTCGACGAGGAGCCGGCCGAAGCGCCGCTCGGCGTCAGCGACTGGCTGGTGCGCGGCAGCCTCGGCGCCGATGTGCTGCGCCGCTGCCTGCGCTATGTGTGCGAACACAGCAACCTCAAGCTCACCCTGCTGCGCCTGGCCGAACAGGACCCGCTGACCGGCATCGCCAACCGCCAGGGCTTCCAGACCCTGCTGGCGGCGCGTCTGGCCGAGTGCGGCGGGCGCGGCCTGGCCCTCGGCCATCTCGATCTGGACAACTTCCGCCACGCCAACGACGCCCTTGGTCACCAGGCCGGCGACCGCCTGATCCTCCAGGTGGTGGCGCGGCTCAAGGTGCTACTGGCGGCCGGCGACCAGCTGGCGCGCCTGGGCGGCGACGAGTTCGCCCTGCTGCTGGACACCCGCCACGATCCGCAGCGCGCCGCGCAGCTGGCCGAGCGCCTCACCGAGGCGCTGTCCGAGCCCTATTGGATCGACGGCGAAAGCCTGCTGCTCGGCTGCAGTCTGGGCCTGGCCCATGCCTGTGAGGCCGGCGCCGACCCGCTGATGTGGCATGCGCACATCGCCATGCAGCAGGCCAAGAGCACCCAGGGCTGCACCTTCCACGTCTTCGACGCGCGCATCAACCGCAACGCGCGCAGCCTCGCCGACCTGGAAGGCGAGCTGCGCCGGGCGCTGCGCCGCGACGAGCTGGAGCTGCACTACCAGCCGCGCCTGTGCCTGCACAGCGGCCGCATCCTCGGCCTCGAGGCGCTGGTGCGCTGGCGCCACCGCGAGCGCGGCCTGCTGGCGCCCAACGAATTCGTGCCGCTGGCCGAACAGAGCGGGCTGATCGTGCCGCTCGGCTACTGGGTGATGGCCCGCGCCCTGCGCGACATGCAGTGGCTGCGCGGGCGCGGCCTGCCGGCGCTGCACATGGCGGTCAACCTGTCGTTCCGCCAGTTCCTCGACAGCCAGTTGCTGGCGACCCTCGGCCGCCTGATCGAGGAACGCGGCGTCGATGCCCAGTGGCTGGAATTCGAACTGACGGAAACCGCGGTGATGCGCCGCAGCGAGTCGGTGCGGCAGACCATGGACAGCCTCGCCGCGCTCGGCGTGCGCTTCTCGCTGGACGATTTCGGCACCGGCTATTCCTCGTTCCAGCACCTCAACAGCCTGCCGATCAGCCTGCTGAAGATCGACAGGAGCTTCGTCGGCGGCATGCGCGAGCGCGCCGAGAACCGTCAGCTGGTGCGGGCGATGATCAACCTGGCGCATAACCTCAACCTCGAGGTGGTCGCCGAGGGGGTCGAGAGCGCCGAGCAGCTGGCGCTGCTGCGCCAGTTCGGCTGCGACCAGGTGCAGGGCTACCTGATCAGCCAGCCGCTGCCGCTGGCCGAGCTGGCGCGCTTCCTGGTGTTCGGCAAGCGCGAGGAGCGGGTGGCCGAGCTGCCGGGTTAG
- the rep gene encoding DNA helicase Rep — protein MSRLNPRQQEAVNYVGGPLLVLAGAGSGKTSVITRKIAHLVQNCGIRAQHIVAMTFTNKAAREMKERVGTLLRGSEGKGLTVSTFHNLGMNIIRKEYAALGYKPGFSIFDEGDIKALLTDIMQKEYAGDDGADEIKNYIGSWKNDLILPEAALANARNPKEQTAAIVYLHYQRTLKAYNAVDFDDLILLPVKLFQDHPEILEKWQNRIRYLLVDEYQDTNASQYLLVKLLVGLRNQFTVVGDDDQSIYAWRGARPENLMLLKDDYPSLKVVMLEQNYRSTSRILKCANVLIANNPHAFEKQLWSEMGHGDEIRVIRCKNEETECERVAMEILTEHLRTERPYSDFAILYRGNYQAKLMELKLQHHQIPYRLSGGTSFFARQEVKDLMSYFRLLVNPDDDNAFLRVINVPRREIGSTTLEKLGNYATERKISMYAACDEVGLGAHLDSRYGERLQRFKRWMDGIRQQCAQNEPIAVLRSMVMDIDYENWLRQNASSDKVADARMGNVWFLVDALKNTLERDEDGDMTIEEAIGKLVLRDMLERQQEEEEGAEGVQMLTLHASKGLEFPSVFIIGVEEEILPHRSSIEADTIEEERRLAYVGITRARKNLTMTFAAKRKQYGEIIDCSPSRFLDELPPEDLVWHGQDDAPVEVKAARGNDALANMRAMLKRPAAE, from the coding sequence ATGTCCCGACTCAATCCCCGGCAGCAAGAAGCCGTGAACTACGTCGGCGGTCCCCTGCTGGTGCTCGCCGGCGCCGGCTCCGGCAAGACCAGCGTAATCACCCGCAAGATCGCCCATCTGGTGCAGAACTGCGGCATCCGCGCCCAACACATCGTCGCCATGACCTTCACCAACAAGGCCGCGCGGGAGATGAAGGAGCGCGTCGGCACCCTGCTGCGCGGCAGCGAGGGCAAGGGCCTGACGGTCTCGACCTTCCACAACCTGGGCATGAACATCATCCGCAAGGAATATGCGGCGCTGGGCTACAAGCCGGGCTTCTCGATCTTCGACGAAGGCGACATCAAGGCCCTGCTGACCGACATCATGCAGAAGGAATACGCCGGCGATGACGGCGCCGATGAGATCAAGAACTACATCGGCAGCTGGAAGAACGACCTGATCCTGCCCGAGGCGGCGCTGGCCAACGCGCGCAACCCCAAGGAGCAGACCGCGGCGATTGTCTACCTGCACTACCAGCGCACGCTCAAGGCCTACAACGCGGTGGACTTCGACGACCTGATCCTGCTGCCGGTGAAGTTGTTCCAGGACCATCCCGAGATCCTCGAGAAGTGGCAGAACCGCATCCGCTACCTGCTGGTCGACGAATACCAGGACACCAACGCCAGCCAGTATTTGCTGGTCAAGCTGCTGGTCGGCCTGCGCAACCAGTTCACCGTGGTCGGCGACGACGACCAGTCGATCTACGCCTGGCGCGGCGCGCGCCCGGAAAACCTGATGCTGCTGAAAGACGACTACCCGTCGCTGAAGGTGGTGATGCTCGAGCAGAACTACCGCTCGACCAGCCGTATCTTGAAGTGCGCCAACGTGCTCATCGCCAACAACCCGCACGCCTTCGAGAAGCAGCTGTGGAGCGAGATGGGCCACGGCGACGAGATTCGCGTGATCCGCTGCAAGAATGAGGAAACCGAGTGCGAGCGGGTGGCGATGGAGATCCTCACCGAGCACCTGCGCACCGAGCGCCCGTACAGCGACTTCGCCATCCTCTACCGCGGCAACTACCAGGCCAAGCTGATGGAGTTGAAGCTGCAGCACCACCAGATTCCCTACCGGCTGTCCGGCGGCACCAGCTTCTTCGCCCGCCAGGAGGTCAAGGACCTGATGTCCTACTTCCGCCTGCTGGTCAATCCGGACGACGACAACGCCTTCCTGCGGGTGATCAACGTGCCGCGCCGCGAGATCGGCTCGACCACCCTGGAAAAGCTCGGCAACTACGCCACCGAGCGCAAGATCAGCATGTATGCGGCCTGCGACGAAGTCGGCCTCGGCGCCCATCTCGACAGCCGCTACGGCGAGCGCCTGCAGCGTTTCAAGCGCTGGATGGACGGCATCCGCCAGCAGTGCGCGCAGAACGAGCCGATCGCCGTGCTGCGCAGCATGGTGATGGACATCGACTACGAGAACTGGCTGCGCCAGAACGCCTCCAGCGACAAGGTCGCCGACGCGCGCATGGGCAACGTCTGGTTCCTGGTCGACGCGCTGAAGAACACCTTGGAGCGCGACGAAGACGGCGACATGACCATCGAGGAAGCCATTGGCAAGCTGGTGCTGCGCGACATGCTCGAGCGCCAGCAGGAAGAGGAAGAAGGCGCCGAGGGCGTGCAGATGCTGACCCTGCACGCCTCCAAGGGCCTGGAATTCCCCTCGGTGTTCATCATCGGCGTGGAGGAGGAAATCCTCCCGCACCGCTCCAGCATCGAGGCCGACACCATCGAGGAAGAGCGGCGCCTGGCTTACGTCGGCATCACCCGCGCGCGCAAGAACCTGACCATGACCTTCGCCGCCAAGCGCAAGCAATATGGCGAGATCATCGACTGCTCGCCGAGCCGCTTCCTCGACGAACTGCCGCCGGAAGACCTGGTCTGGCACGGCCAGGACGACGCACCGGTGGAGGTCAAGGCGGCGCGCGGCAATGATGCCCTGGCGAATATGCGCGCCATGCTGAAACGACCGGCGGCGGAGTGA
- a CDS encoding xanthine phosphoribosyltransferase — protein sequence MEALKQKIRDEGIVLSEQVLKVDAFLNHQIDPLLMQQIGHEFAERFRDQGITKIVTIEASGIAPAVMAGLELGIPVIFARKFQSLTLKNDLLISKVFSFTKQSESTIAISAKHLNSSDHVLVIDDFLANGHAAKALLDLIGQAGASVAGIGIVIEKSFQEGRDLLESEGYRVESLARVQSLQGGKVSFRD from the coding sequence GTGGAAGCGCTGAAACAGAAGATTCGCGACGAGGGCATCGTGCTCTCCGAACAGGTGCTGAAGGTCGACGCCTTCCTCAACCACCAGATCGACCCGCTGCTGATGCAGCAGATCGGCCATGAATTCGCCGAGCGCTTCCGCGATCAGGGCATCACCAAGATCGTCACCATCGAGGCCTCGGGCATCGCCCCGGCGGTGATGGCCGGCCTCGAGCTGGGCATCCCGGTGATCTTCGCGCGCAAGTTCCAGTCGCTGACCCTGAAGAACGACCTGCTGATCTCCAAGGTGTTCTCCTTCACCAAGCAGAGCGAAAGCACCATCGCCATCTCCGCCAAGCACCTGAACAGCAGCGATCATGTGCTGGTGATCGACGACTTCCTCGCCAACGGCCACGCCGCCAAGGCGCTGCTCGATTTGATCGGCCAGGCCGGGGCGAGCGTCGCCGGCATCGGCATCGTCATCGAGAAGTCCTTCCAGGAAGGTCGCGACCTGCTGGAAAGCGAGGGTTACCGGGTCGAGTCACTGGCGCGGGTGCAGTCGCTGCAAGGCGGCAAGGTCAGCTTCCGCGACTGA
- a CDS encoding c-type cytochrome, translating into MNLIKKMLAAHAAVLALWAVSAQAATNDEIAARLKPVGEVCVQGQECKGVAAVAAAAGGGAKTPDDIITAHCGACHTAGVLGAPKIGDGAAWKARADKEGGLDGLLAKAISGVNAMPPKGTCADCTDADLKATIKKMSGL; encoded by the coding sequence TGGCTCTGTGGGCTGTGAGCGCTCAGGCCGCGACCAATGATGAGATCGCCGCGCGACTGAAGCCGGTCGGCGAAGTGTGCGTGCAAGGTCAAGAATGCAAGGGTGTCGCAGCCGTGGCCGCCGCCGCGGGTGGCGGGGCGAAAACCCCGGACGACATCATCACCGCTCATTGCGGTGCCTGCCACACCGCCGGCGTGCTGGGTGCGCCGAAGATCGGCGACGGCGCGGCGTGGAAGGCCCGTGCCGACAAGGAAGGCGGCCTCGACGGCCTGCTGGCCAAGGCCATCAGCGGAGTCAACGCAATGCCGCCGAAAGGCACCTGCGCCGACTGTACCGATGCTGACCTGAAAGCCACTATCAAAAAGATGTCCGGCCTCTAA